One genomic segment of Christensenellaceae bacterium 44-20 includes these proteins:
- the rpsH gene encoding 30S ribosomal protein S8, producing the protein MPVTDPVADMLTRIRNALVVKKDIVDIPASKMKASIARIMLDQGFIKGCETVQEDERPVLRIKLKYGPNGENVISGLKRISKPGLRVHVGKEELPKVLNGLGIAIISTSSGIMTDAEARRKSVGGEVLAYIW; encoded by the coding sequence ATGCCAGTTACGGATCCCGTAGCAGATATGCTGACACGCATTCGCAATGCTTTGGTCGTAAAAAAGGATATCGTCGACATCCCCGCTTCCAAAATGAAGGCTTCTATTGCTAGAATCATGTTGGATCAGGGCTTTATCAAAGGCTGTGAGACGGTGCAGGAGGATGAGCGCCCGGTTCTGCGCATCAAGCTGAAATACGGCCCGAATGGAGAGAACGTCATCTCGGGGCTCAAGAGAATCAGCAAGCCCGGCCTGCGCGTGCATGTCGGCAAAGAGGAGCTGCCCAAAGTGCTCAATGGCCTTGGAATCGCCATCATCTCCACGAGCTCTGGCATCATGACGGATGCCGAAGCCAGAAGAAAATCGGTTGGCGGCGAAGTTTTGGCTTACATCTGGTAG
- the rplR gene encoding 50S ribosomal protein L18: MIKKQDKNMVRKARHQRIRNKISGTASRPRMCVYRSLNNIYVQLIDDVAANTLVAASTLDKDLAGVIENMTKKEASKAVGEKAAKLALEKGISEVVFDRGGYLYTGRVAEVADGARAAGLKL; encoded by the coding sequence ATGATTAAAAAACAAGATAAAAACATGGTACGCAAGGCCCGCCACCAGCGCATCCGCAATAAAATCAGCGGCACGGCCAGCCGCCCCAGAATGTGCGTCTATAGAAGCCTGAACAACATCTATGTTCAGCTCATCGACGACGTCGCAGCAAACACCCTCGTCGCAGCTTCCACGCTGGATAAGGATCTCGCGGGCGTCATCGAGAATATGACCAAGAAAGAGGCTTCCAAGGCTGTCGGCGAAAAGGCCGCCAAGCTCGCACTGGAAAAAGGCATTTCGGAAGTCGTCTTTGACCGTGGCGGTTATCTGTACACGGGCAGAGTCGCAGAGGTTGCAGACGGCGCGCGCGCCGCTGGGCTGAAGTTATAA
- the rplF gene encoding 50S ribosomal protein L6 produces MSRIGRLPVELPAGVTASVEAGNVLKVKGPKGELAQAFSGDMEIKVEGNVITVSRPSDDKQHRALHGLTRALIANMVKGVNEEYVKELEIVGVGYRAQLSGKKLVLGVGFTHNVEIEAEDGIRFEVPSQTSIIVRGIDKQKVGQVAANIRAVKPPEPYKGKGIRYKDEHVRRKEGKTGM; encoded by the coding sequence ATGTCAAGAATAGGCAGACTTCCTGTCGAGCTACCTGCAGGCGTTACTGCTTCCGTCGAAGCGGGCAACGTGCTTAAGGTGAAAGGACCGAAGGGTGAGCTGGCCCAGGCGTTCAGTGGCGACATGGAAATTAAGGTCGAAGGCAATGTTATCACAGTGTCTCGTCCCTCGGATGATAAACAGCATCGCGCACTCCACGGCCTGACAAGAGCGCTCATCGCCAACATGGTCAAGGGTGTAAACGAAGAATATGTCAAAGAGCTGGAGATCGTTGGCGTCGGCTACCGCGCGCAGCTCTCGGGCAAGAAGCTCGTGCTCGGCGTCGGCTTTACGCACAACGTCGAAATCGAGGCAGAAGATGGCATCCGCTTTGAGGTTCCCTCGCAGACGAGCATCATCGTCCGGGGCATCGATAAGCAGAAGGTCGGCCAGGTTGCAGCGAACATTCGCGCCGTCAAGCCGCCGGAACCCTATAAGGGCAAGGGCATCCGCTATAAAGACGAGCATGTACGCCGCAAAGAAGGCAAGACAGGTATGTAA
- a CDS encoding type Z 30S ribosomal protein S14 yields MAKKSMIVKQQRGSKFSTREYTRCRICGRPHSVLRKYGICRVCFRELAYKGEIPGVKKASW; encoded by the coding sequence GTGGCAAAGAAAAGTATGATTGTAAAGCAGCAGAGAGGCTCGAAATTCTCCACCAGAGAGTATACCAGATGCCGCATCTGCGGGCGTCCTCACTCTGTGCTCAGAAAATACGGCATCTGCCGTGTGTGCTTTAGAGAGCTTGCTTACAAAGGGGAAATCCCCGGCGTAAAGAAAGCTAGTTGGTAG